In Symmachiella dynata, the following are encoded in one genomic region:
- a CDS encoding efflux RND transporter permease subunit, with translation MFSHFFIDRPIFATVLSVVILIVGSVSFFALPVAQYPEVTPPTIQVTTTYPGANAKTVAETVATPIENEVNGVEGMIYMSSRSTNDGQMSLDVTFELGTDIDMAQVFVQNRVAIAMPKLPEEVSRQGVTTKKRSPSILMCVNVISPDDSHDSLFLSNFVTTQIKDDLSRVKGVGDVVIWGARDFSMRLWLDPQKLAARDMTAGDVMNAVREQNVQVAAGRLGSPPVGNNKVGFQYTLNTQGRLLTEEEFGNIIVRTGEDGRLTRLKDIGRVELGAKTYDMESSYNGATGETLPSITVVVFQLPGSNALETAQAVRDTMSNLKAANRFPSGVDYKIDYDTTLFIEQSINDVYITLLQALGLVFLVVLIFLQSWRATIIPMVAVPVSLIGALGGMALFGFSLNNLSLFGLVLAIGVVVDDAIVIVEAVETHLAAGMSRRDAARTAMTELFGPVIATSLVLLAVFVPTAFMAGISGQFYKQFALTIAAAVIISTFNALTLSPALCALLLKPPTAKKDPLEWLMQVTMGSWLFKGFNWSMEKSKNGYGRSVYWIVRGAFVTLLLYGGLLGLTFYGFIKVPQGFIPQQDKGYLIVNAQLPDAASLERSNEVVERMVKIARDTPGVKSVIGVTGYSMLVSTNLSNAGTAIVVLEDFDKRAGVPELSADAIAAKLRKEYAAIQEAQVAAFGAPPIDGLGSTGGFKLQVRDIGGLGLVELQNGVQRLAAAGNAQPGLVGLFSTFSVNQPQLYLDIDRTKAKTQGVALNDLFETLQVYLGSGYANDFTRDNRNWQVNVQADAAYRLTPEDIGRLRVRNDKGDMVPLATLVKIVDTTGPAIVNHYQSYPSAEINGNNAPGTSSGDAIMIVDQLAKQQLGAGLDFEWTDLTYQQIEAGKDVMTKLVFPLSVLFVFLVLSAQYESWSLPLAVILIVPMCLLCSIAGVLIAKMDSNIFTQIGQVLLVGLSAKNAILIVEFARNKQDEGLSRIDAVVEACRLRLRPILMTAFSSVLGFLPLIIATGAGAEMRIALGVGVVAGMLGVTFFGLFFTPVFYSVIMKFADRNKPQPNAEETHTEAPPKPSAS, from the coding sequence ATGTTTTCGCATTTCTTCATTGACCGACCTATTTTCGCCACGGTGTTGTCGGTCGTGATTCTGATTGTGGGCAGCGTCTCCTTTTTTGCGTTGCCGGTGGCGCAATATCCAGAGGTCACGCCTCCGACGATTCAAGTGACGACAACCTATCCCGGTGCGAATGCCAAAACGGTTGCCGAAACGGTTGCGACTCCGATTGAAAATGAAGTCAACGGCGTGGAGGGCATGATTTACATGTCGTCTCGCTCGACCAACGACGGGCAAATGTCGCTGGATGTTACGTTCGAGTTGGGAACGGACATCGACATGGCGCAGGTGTTTGTGCAAAACCGCGTGGCAATTGCGATGCCCAAACTGCCCGAAGAGGTCAGCCGGCAAGGGGTGACGACTAAAAAACGATCGCCCAGTATCTTGATGTGCGTCAACGTGATTTCTCCGGACGATTCGCATGACTCGCTGTTTTTGAGCAACTTCGTGACGACGCAAATCAAGGACGACCTGTCCCGTGTCAAAGGCGTGGGCGATGTCGTGATCTGGGGCGCGCGCGACTTTAGCATGCGGCTGTGGTTGGACCCGCAGAAACTTGCCGCTCGTGATATGACGGCCGGGGATGTGATGAACGCCGTGCGGGAACAAAACGTCCAAGTCGCCGCCGGACGACTCGGCTCGCCGCCGGTGGGTAATAACAAGGTCGGATTTCAGTACACGCTCAACACGCAAGGCCGCTTACTGACCGAAGAAGAATTCGGCAACATCATTGTTCGCACCGGCGAAGATGGCCGCCTCACGCGCCTGAAAGATATCGGCCGCGTCGAGTTGGGAGCCAAAACGTATGACATGGAGAGTTCATACAACGGTGCGACCGGTGAGACGCTGCCCTCGATCACGGTGGTCGTCTTCCAACTCCCCGGTTCCAACGCTTTGGAAACAGCTCAGGCGGTTCGCGACACGATGTCGAACTTAAAAGCAGCGAACCGGTTTCCCTCCGGCGTTGATTATAAAATCGACTACGATACCACGCTCTTCATCGAACAATCGATCAACGACGTCTACATCACATTGCTGCAGGCTTTAGGCTTGGTGTTTCTGGTCGTATTGATCTTTCTGCAATCGTGGCGGGCGACAATCATTCCCATGGTCGCGGTACCGGTTTCGCTGATTGGGGCGTTGGGCGGGATGGCGTTGTTCGGGTTTTCATTGAATAACCTGTCGCTATTCGGTTTGGTCTTAGCCATTGGCGTTGTCGTCGACGATGCGATTGTGATTGTCGAGGCGGTTGAAACGCACCTTGCCGCCGGTATGTCCCGCCGCGATGCAGCCCGGACCGCGATGACGGAACTGTTCGGTCCGGTCATCGCCACCTCATTGGTGTTATTGGCTGTGTTCGTGCCGACGGCATTCATGGCGGGCATCTCAGGCCAATTCTACAAGCAATTCGCGCTGACGATTGCCGCGGCAGTTATCATTTCGACATTCAACGCACTCACGCTCAGCCCCGCCTTGTGCGCCCTATTGCTGAAACCCCCGACGGCCAAAAAGGATCCGCTGGAATGGTTGATGCAAGTCACGATGGGGTCGTGGCTGTTCAAAGGCTTTAATTGGTCGATGGAAAAATCCAAAAACGGCTACGGTCGTAGCGTGTATTGGATTGTCCGAGGAGCGTTCGTAACGTTGCTGTTATACGGCGGCTTACTGGGGCTGACCTTTTATGGGTTCATCAAAGTTCCACAAGGGTTTATTCCGCAACAGGATAAAGGGTATTTGATTGTCAATGCGCAGCTTCCGGATGCGGCCAGTTTGGAACGTTCCAACGAAGTCGTTGAGCGGATGGTGAAGATCGCTCGGGATACACCGGGTGTAAAAAGCGTGATCGGCGTGACAGGATATTCGATGTTGGTCAGCACGAACTTATCGAATGCCGGAACAGCGATTGTCGTTTTGGAGGACTTCGACAAGCGGGCCGGAGTCCCGGAATTGTCGGCCGATGCGATTGCGGCAAAATTGCGTAAGGAATACGCGGCTATCCAAGAAGCACAAGTCGCCGCCTTCGGCGCACCCCCCATCGATGGCTTGGGGAGTACCGGCGGTTTCAAATTGCAGGTCCGTGATATCGGTGGATTGGGGCTTGTGGAATTGCAAAATGGGGTCCAGCGCTTGGCTGCCGCAGGAAATGCGCAGCCGGGACTCGTGGGACTGTTTTCTACCTTCAGTGTGAACCAACCCCAACTCTATCTGGATATTGATCGCACCAAAGCCAAAACCCAAGGCGTCGCCCTCAACGACCTGTTCGAGACGCTGCAGGTTTATCTTGGCTCGGGTTATGCCAACGACTTCACCCGTGACAATCGCAACTGGCAAGTCAACGTGCAAGCGGACGCCGCTTACCGGCTCACGCCGGAGGATATCGGGCGACTACGGGTCCGCAACGACAAGGGAGACATGGTTCCGCTGGCGACACTGGTGAAAATTGTCGATACGACCGGACCGGCGATTGTGAACCACTATCAAAGTTATCCCTCAGCCGAAATCAATGGCAACAATGCTCCCGGCACCAGTTCCGGCGATGCGATTATGATTGTCGACCAATTGGCCAAACAACAGCTAGGTGCGGGGTTGGATTTTGAGTGGACTGATCTGACCTACCAACAAATTGAGGCCGGCAAAGACGTGATGACCAAATTGGTCTTCCCGCTGTCAGTGCTGTTCGTGTTTCTTGTCTTGTCGGCGCAATATGAGAGTTGGTCCTTGCCGTTGGCCGTGATTTTGATTGTGCCGATGTGTTTGCTCTGTTCGATTGCCGGCGTGTTGATCGCCAAGATGGATAGCAATATCTTTACACAAATTGGCCAAGTGTTGCTGGTGGGATTGTCGGCCAAGAACGCGATTTTGATCGTGGAATTCGCCCGCAACAAACAGGACGAAGGCCTGTCGCGGATCGATGCGGTTGTCGAAGCCTGCCGGTTGCGATTGCGGCCAATTCTGATGACCGCCTTCTCGTCCGTGTTGGGTTTCTTGCCGCTGATCATTGCGACCGGTGCCGGGGCGGAAATGCGGATCGCACTGGGTGTCGGCGTGGTGGCCGGTATGTTGGGTGTGACCTTCTTCGGGCTGTTCTTCACTCCCGTGTTCTATTCGGTGATCATGAAATTCGCCGACCGCAACAAGCCGCAGCCAAACGCTGAAGAGACACACACAGAAGCGCCTCCCAAACCGTCTGCTTCCTAA
- a CDS encoding gamma-glutamylcyclotransferase family protein, giving the protein MQIFAYGSNMHTARLRARVSSAVPVGVGVVAQRRFVFHKRGLDGSGKADAFFTGAAEDRVWGVLFEIAAADKPVLDEFESVGVGYDDLTVEVELASGTMTEAVIYAARAEMLDVRLKPFCWYREFVLQGGRQHGLPADYLTDLSQFDVIRDADALRRQENWRLSGITNC; this is encoded by the coding sequence ATGCAAATCTTCGCCTACGGTTCCAACATGCACACCGCTCGACTTCGCGCGCGGGTTTCCAGTGCGGTGCCGGTGGGGGTGGGGGTTGTTGCTCAGCGGCGGTTTGTGTTTCACAAGCGGGGGTTGGACGGGTCCGGCAAGGCGGATGCGTTTTTTACTGGTGCTGCTGAGGACCGTGTGTGGGGCGTGCTGTTTGAGATTGCCGCTGCCGACAAACCGGTGTTGGATGAATTCGAATCGGTCGGCGTGGGGTATGACGATTTGACCGTCGAAGTCGAATTGGCGAGCGGGACGATGACCGAGGCTGTGATCTATGCCGCGCGGGCGGAGATGCTTGATGTGCGGTTGAAACCGTTCTGCTGGTACCGGGAATTTGTGCTCCAAGGCGGCCGGCAGCATGGTTTGCCTGCCGACTATCTCACGGATTTATCGCAGTTTGACGTGATTCGCGACGCCGATGCGCTGCGTCGCCAAGAGAATTGGCGATTGTCGGGCATCACCAATTGCTGA
- a CDS encoding TPM domain-containing protein, whose translation MVARSTCLLLCVLLGFTPSLYGQVPQRNAERITVPLPERGHYVVDTANLLDEAAEQSLQQIAEDLQAETATPLYIVTIDSLAAHGGGGLRIKRFSEKLLAQWQFELQPTRGINWSKAVLLLVAKNDRRARIQFAAPREGQQDAIAREIMDEHIVRRFKRGQFGEGIMAGVVGLDHMTRNKPLPTAPWPAWPTWAIIVLGCAGTVFVLFSISLYRSGLDSWAWRCMKAVIDALSEGVDEGYERLRDGVSGGGRSGHGGGYYGGGFSSSGGSSGGGGSSGGGGATGSW comes from the coding sequence ATGGTAGCTCGATCGACCTGTCTACTCCTATGTGTTTTGCTTGGGTTTACGCCGTCGTTATACGGACAAGTTCCGCAGCGCAATGCGGAGCGAATTACGGTGCCGCTGCCTGAGCGGGGGCACTACGTCGTCGACACAGCGAATCTGCTGGATGAGGCCGCGGAGCAGTCGCTGCAACAGATCGCCGAGGATTTGCAGGCAGAGACCGCGACGCCGTTGTATATCGTGACGATCGATTCCCTGGCCGCTCACGGCGGCGGCGGGCTGCGTATCAAACGGTTCAGTGAGAAACTGTTAGCGCAATGGCAGTTTGAGTTGCAGCCGACACGCGGGATCAATTGGTCCAAAGCAGTTCTGCTATTGGTGGCGAAAAATGATCGCCGGGCAAGGATACAATTCGCCGCGCCGCGAGAGGGCCAGCAGGACGCGATTGCGCGGGAGATTATGGACGAGCATATCGTGCGGCGGTTCAAACGGGGGCAATTCGGTGAAGGGATCATGGCTGGTGTTGTGGGTCTAGATCATATGACCCGCAATAAACCCTTGCCCACCGCACCATGGCCAGCGTGGCCGACATGGGCGATTATCGTTTTGGGCTGCGCGGGGACTGTGTTCGTGTTGTTCTCGATTTCGCTGTATCGCAGCGGTCTGGACAGTTGGGCCTGGCGGTGCATGAAAGCTGTGATTGACGCTTTGTCAGAAGGTGTCGATGAGGGTTACGAAAGATTGCGTGATGGTGTCTCTGGCGGTGGTCGCTCTGGGCACGGCGGAGGATATTACGGCGGCGGGTTTTCCAGCAGCGGCGGGAGTTCAGGGGGTGGTGGGAGTTCGGGGGGTGGCGGTGCGACCGGATCGTGGTAG
- a CDS encoding serine hydrolase, with product MLLTVALLGASVLLGEPNSAAPPKDGDAKTVNHKALSQLPGRAGFVFTELTDKGPKPLFGLHEHEKFAIGSGFKLFILGTLAEETNGDQRQLANVMKLRPEWLGPPHSEMAEWPMGSPVTLNTFALKMISISDNTATDHLLHLLGRENIEKQMATMGHKHAQWNRPLLSTREMTMLRDKKAGMPGKQYQKLDEAAKRKFLAEHAVGIPDYDALDFDTAAFDMAEWYATPMDMARALSWIKQNTGKDQPAHPLRAILTVVPKLPYDAKVWPYVGFKGGSEDQLIAGNWLLKNRNGHWYTFHVFWNSPQEKVDQAKMLEAITQLFGSIQSAIE from the coding sequence ATGCTCCTGACCGTCGCTCTCCTCGGTGCCAGTGTGTTGTTGGGTGAACCGAATTCTGCTGCTCCGCCGAAAGATGGTGACGCTAAAACGGTCAATCACAAGGCGTTGTCGCAACTTCCTGGACGTGCGGGGTTTGTCTTTACGGAGTTGACGGACAAAGGACCGAAGCCGCTGTTTGGATTGCATGAGCATGAAAAGTTTGCGATTGGGTCTGGGTTCAAACTGTTCATCCTGGGGACGCTGGCCGAGGAGACAAACGGTGATCAGCGGCAATTGGCGAATGTAATGAAATTGCGGCCTGAATGGCTTGGGCCGCCGCATAGCGAAATGGCTGAGTGGCCGATGGGGTCGCCAGTGACGCTGAATACCTTTGCGTTGAAGATGATCTCGATCAGCGACAACACGGCCACCGATCATCTGCTGCACCTGTTGGGGCGCGAGAACATTGAAAAGCAAATGGCGACGATGGGACACAAACATGCCCAATGGAATCGTCCGCTGCTTTCAACGCGCGAAATGACGATGTTGCGCGACAAGAAGGCCGGCATGCCGGGCAAGCAGTATCAGAAATTGGACGAAGCTGCAAAGCGGAAGTTTCTGGCCGAACACGCCGTAGGCATTCCGGATTATGATGCGCTGGATTTCGACACGGCGGCCTTTGATATGGCCGAATGGTATGCCACCCCGATGGACATGGCCCGGGCACTGTCGTGGATCAAACAGAACACCGGAAAGGACCAGCCGGCGCATCCGCTGCGGGCGATCCTCACGGTGGTTCCCAAATTGCCGTATGACGCCAAGGTCTGGCCGTACGTCGGATTCAAGGGTGGTTCCGAGGATCAACTGATTGCCGGCAACTGGCTACTGAAAAACCGCAACGGTCACTGGTACACTTTCCACGTGTTCTGGAACAGTCCGCAAGAAAAGGTGGACCAAGCCAAGATGCTCGAGGCGATCACACAGTTGTTCGGTTCTATTCAGTCAGCGATTGAATAG
- a CDS encoding DUF1501 domain-containing protein has product MTTFDGQRGSDHQQAHVEGTARSPFQPAADDLIRVGSRRWFLQTGMAGLGGLTLPGLLQQRAVAEAKAAGKKSVILFWLSGGPSQLDMWDPKPYAPQEIRSPFGTIDTKVPGIQLTEHFPLQASIADKLSFIRSVDCRASNHTPITLQAGNPLARRTNDGKDGAGYPSMGSIAAKFRGPNDPDMPAFVGLANSWAADVWGAGHMGPDFEPVKGHELAGKFSMPDGVKVDRLADRNKLRNEFDRLRRDIDLQQTLQRQDGYTQQAYDMVLSGKVQQAFAVDQEKTETREMYGRESIGEKALLARRLVESGVTFVLVSGAWGYFDHHGDSVRWKGIEKGLKPLLPRVDRALYALVTDLEQRGLLDETLVLMLGEFGRSPRINADLGRDHWTPTMSMVAAGGGLRHGQTIGSTDSTGGEIKSAPVRPQDLAASVFKHLDIDPRTHWTSPQGRPTPILTEGGRPIPELG; this is encoded by the coding sequence ATGACGACGTTCGATGGACAACGAGGGAGCGATCATCAACAAGCCCATGTTGAGGGAACGGCGCGTTCGCCGTTTCAACCGGCAGCCGACGATTTGATCCGTGTCGGCTCGCGGCGGTGGTTTCTACAAACCGGCATGGCTGGGCTGGGTGGGTTGACCTTGCCGGGCCTGCTACAGCAACGCGCGGTTGCCGAAGCGAAAGCCGCCGGCAAAAAGTCGGTGATTCTGTTCTGGCTGTCAGGTGGGCCCAGTCAACTCGACATGTGGGATCCCAAACCGTACGCTCCTCAGGAAATCCGCAGCCCGTTTGGCACCATTGACACCAAAGTCCCCGGGATACAACTGACCGAACATTTTCCGCTGCAAGCTTCGATTGCCGATAAGCTGTCGTTCATCCGCAGCGTCGATTGCCGCGCCAGCAATCATACACCGATTACCCTACAAGCGGGCAATCCACTCGCGCGTCGGACCAACGACGGTAAGGATGGCGCTGGTTACCCCTCGATGGGATCCATCGCCGCCAAGTTCCGTGGACCCAACGATCCCGACATGCCGGCGTTTGTCGGTTTGGCAAATTCCTGGGCGGCTGATGTGTGGGGTGCGGGTCACATGGGGCCGGACTTCGAACCGGTCAAAGGTCACGAACTGGCCGGAAAATTCTCGATGCCCGATGGTGTCAAAGTCGACCGCTTGGCCGATCGCAATAAATTGCGCAACGAATTCGACCGATTGCGGCGCGATATCGATTTGCAACAAACACTCCAACGGCAAGACGGCTATACACAACAAGCCTACGACATGGTCCTGTCCGGCAAAGTGCAACAAGCCTTCGCTGTCGATCAGGAAAAAACCGAGACCCGCGAAATGTACGGTCGCGAGAGCATCGGCGAAAAGGCGCTGCTCGCGCGGCGGTTGGTCGAGTCGGGTGTCACGTTCGTACTGGTCAGCGGAGCCTGGGGTTACTTCGACCATCACGGCGACAGCGTGCGTTGGAAGGGTATCGAAAAAGGTCTTAAACCGTTGCTGCCCCGCGTCGACCGCGCACTGTATGCATTGGTCACTGATTTGGAGCAGCGTGGTTTGCTGGACGAAACGCTTGTATTGATGCTGGGAGAATTCGGTCGCTCTCCACGGATCAACGCCGACCTGGGGCGTGATCACTGGACGCCAACCATGTCGATGGTGGCAGCCGGCGGCGGCTTGCGACACGGTCAAACCATCGGCAGCACCGATTCCACAGGCGGCGAAATCAAATCCGCCCCCGTCCGTCCGCAAGATCTGGCAGCATCGGTGTTCAAACACTTGGACATCGACCCCCGCACCCACTGGACTAGCCCGCAGGGACGTCCGACCCCGATTCTGACCGAAGGCGGACGGCCAATCCCGGAACTGGGGTGA
- the hslV gene encoding ATP-dependent protease subunit HslV, giving the protein MPQNKPKWRSTTILSVRRGNDVALGGDGQVTLGDTIMKADTKKIRWMLENKVLVGFAGSTADAFALMERFEAKAKDFPGNIPRAATELARDWRTDRILRKLEALMVVVSAEHSLLVTGQGDVIQPSDGIIGIGSGGSYATAAARALMRNTDLKSADIVKKSLEVAAEIDIYTNTEIVVEEFPCAK; this is encoded by the coding sequence ATGCCCCAAAATAAACCCAAATGGCGGTCCACGACGATCCTCAGCGTGCGTCGCGGCAACGACGTGGCTCTAGGCGGAGACGGTCAAGTCACGCTCGGCGATACGATTATGAAAGCGGATACCAAGAAAATCCGCTGGATGTTGGAGAATAAAGTGCTCGTCGGATTCGCCGGTTCCACCGCCGATGCCTTTGCCCTGATGGAGCGTTTCGAGGCAAAAGCCAAGGATTTTCCCGGCAATATCCCTCGGGCAGCCACAGAGTTGGCGCGAGATTGGCGGACCGATCGCATTTTGCGGAAGTTAGAAGCCTTGATGGTCGTCGTCAGCGCCGAACACAGTCTATTGGTCACCGGACAAGGCGATGTGATTCAGCCTAGCGATGGAATCATCGGGATCGGGTCGGGCGGCTCGTACGCAACCGCCGCAGCGCGAGCGCTGATGCGGAATACAGATTTGAAATCAGCGGACATCGTTAAAAAATCATTGGAAGTTGCTGCTGAGATCGACATTTATACAAACACAGAAATTGTGGTGGAGGAATTCCCGTGCGCGAAATGA